A single Tachypleus tridentatus isolate NWPU-2018 chromosome 9, ASM421037v1, whole genome shotgun sequence DNA region contains:
- the LOC143225891 gene encoding suppressor of cytokine signaling 2-like isoform X1, which produces MITKSVDIVAPTRIQLPVVFISACPGLELTLKLPSIEETVKISGNNHQSEDVSTKSSPTPPSPVPAELSPVFSRPTSPAGYMNIGPNDDFQRINRTIQKLKMCGYYYEGLSWQQASNLLQDKQVGTFLVRDSANPRFLFSVSVQTERGPTSIRIHYSRGQFRLDCPDSLVVRMPLFECVLQLVEYFVRLSQSIKASFCVWLDDSGRRDIRVRLYKPLYKHVLSLQHLCRLTANKRLQARADPALGSWLADDSIDTLEIPKPVKAYLRDYPYPH; this is translated from the coding sequence ATGATAACGAAAAGTGTTGACATTGTCGCCCCAACTCGCATTCAGCTTCCTGTGGTATTCATCAGTGCCTGTCCTGGTTTAGAACTTACCCTGAAATTACCTTCAATCGAAGAAACGGTCAAAATTTCTGGAAACAATCACCAGTCAGAAGACGTTTCTACGAAGTCATCGCCTACACCACCCTCGCCTGTTCCGGCAGAACTTTCACCGGTATTTTCCCGCCCTACAAGCCCTGCAGGTTATATGAACATAGGCCCTAATGACGATTTCCAACGCATTAACAGAACAATTCAGAAACTGAAAATGTGTGGTTATTATTACGAGGGGTTGTCGTGGCAACAGGCATCCAATCTACTTCAAGATAAGCAGGTAGGGACATTTTTAGTCCGAGACAGTGCGAATCCGCGCTTTCTGTTTTCCGTCAGTGTACAAACTGAAAGGGGTCCTACGAGTATAAGAATACATTATTCTCGCGGGCAGTTTCGGTTAGACTGTCCTGACTCACTCGTGGTTCGTATGCCGTTATTTGAATGCGTTTTACAGCTGGTTGAATATTTTGTTCGATTGAGCCAGTCTATCAAGGCATCTTTTTGTGTTTGGCTAGATGACTCAGGACGAAGAGATATTAGAGTTCGACTATATAAGCCACTTTATAAGCACGTTTTGTCACTCCAGCATCTGTGCCGTCTCACCGCCAACAAACGGTTGCAGGCTCGTGCCGATCCTGCCCTCGGCTCTTGGCTCGCTGATGACAGTATTGACACCCTAGAAATTCCAAAACCAGTGAAAGCTTATCTCAGGGATTATCCCTATccacattaa